The proteins below are encoded in one region of Oncorhynchus gorbuscha isolate QuinsamMale2020 ecotype Even-year linkage group LG01, OgorEven_v1.0, whole genome shotgun sequence:
- the LOC124035478 gene encoding GRB2-associated and regulator of MAPK protein 2-like isoform X3: MDMDTSKLHWGHQEYNLGEFAEKFKNSFPKIINVTVGFLGQQELDSISSSTHIMVHSLLCQQRAVFESKHGKVLSLPVTISTVGFYIIRNDRREGPPISLQAILESNPLPVIIQPITPLVLPWLSGGHRLDTLTITRTYEEQLLIGFPFSSKGILSRHTPLVLPMYMKEVRIALAEGLEGLDQGQFEDACATLGGQIDELGLRNLFIFQEVPSNLRDLSVAQVCSCLRLLNLDQYCQAFEREQIDGDLLYTVEPSMMRETLGMESLHVGKLLRFREGWRPLLGSSGAEQVG, translated from the exons ATGGACATGGACACTAGCAAACTACACTGGGGACATCAAGAATACAATCTTGGAGAGTTTGCTGAAAAATTCAAGAACTCCTTTCCTAAGATCATCAATGTGACGGTGGGCTTTCTTGGACAACAGGAACTGGACAGTATCAGCTCAAGCACA CACATCATGGTCCACTCCCTGCTCTGCCAGCAGAGAGCAGTGTTTGAGAGCAAACATGGGAAAGTCCTGTCCCTACCTGTCACCATCTCCACTGTAGGCTTCTACATAATCCGAAATGATAGACGAGAAG GACCACCAATCAGTCTTCAGGCTATTTTGGAGTCCAACCCACTGCCAGTGATTATCCAACCAATAACGCCACTCGTCCTGCCGTGGCTGTCAGGGGGTCATAGGCTGGACACACTGACAATCACACGCACCTATGAGGAGCAGCTCTTAATTGGGTTTCCTTTCAGCAGCAAAG GAATCCTCTCCAGACACACTCCTCTGGTGCTGCCCATGTATATGAAGGAGGTGCGTATTGCACTGGCAGAGGGGTTGGAGGGACTCGATCAGGGCCAGTTCGAGGACGCCTGTGCTACATTGGGGGGGCAGATCGATGAACTGGGCCTCAGGAACCTTTTCATCTTTCAAG AGGTGCCCTCTAATCTACGGGACCTGAGTGTGGCACAGGTGTGCTCCTGCCTACGACTGCTCAACTTGGACCAGTACTGCCAGGCCTTCGAGAGGGAGCAGATTGACGGGGATCTGTTGTACACAGTTGAGCCCAGCATGATGAGGGAGACCCTGGGTATGGAGAGCCTGCACGTGGGCAAGCTTCTCCGCTTCCGAGAGGGCTGGAGGCCCTTACTTGGGTCTTCTGGAGCTGAGCAGGTTGGGTAG
- the LOC124035478 gene encoding uncharacterized protein LOC124035478 isoform X1, with product MDMDTSKLHWGHQEYNLGEFAEKFKNSFPKIINVTVGFLGQQELDSISSSTHIMVHSLLCQQRAVFESKHGKVLSLPVTISTVGFYIIRNDRREGPPISLQAILESNPLPVIIQPITPLVLPWLSGGHRLDTLTITRTYEEQLLIGFPFSSKGILSRHTPLVLPMYMKEVRIALAEGLEGLDQGQFEDACATLGGQIDELGLRNLFIFQDITILNKQELIEKGHEYMEVKPIYMCLKSQGDEINLYQHLDFETTEPPTLQRKAERPPPLPPKPQYLQIARHKLPPLSPSLENNSQFYSGGSWHPLFCSLAEVPSNLRDLSVAQVCSCLRLLNLDQYCQAFEREQIDGDLLYTVEPSMMRETLGMESLHVGKLLRFREGWRPLLGSSGAEQVG from the exons ATGGACATGGACACTAGCAAACTACACTGGGGACATCAAGAATACAATCTTGGAGAGTTTGCTGAAAAATTCAAGAACTCCTTTCCTAAGATCATCAATGTGACGGTGGGCTTTCTTGGACAACAGGAACTGGACAGTATCAGCTCAAGCACA CACATCATGGTCCACTCCCTGCTCTGCCAGCAGAGAGCAGTGTTTGAGAGCAAACATGGGAAAGTCCTGTCCCTACCTGTCACCATCTCCACTGTAGGCTTCTACATAATCCGAAATGATAGACGAGAAG GACCACCAATCAGTCTTCAGGCTATTTTGGAGTCCAACCCACTGCCAGTGATTATCCAACCAATAACGCCACTCGTCCTGCCGTGGCTGTCAGGGGGTCATAGGCTGGACACACTGACAATCACACGCACCTATGAGGAGCAGCTCTTAATTGGGTTTCCTTTCAGCAGCAAAG GAATCCTCTCCAGACACACTCCTCTGGTGCTGCCCATGTATATGAAGGAGGTGCGTATTGCACTGGCAGAGGGGTTGGAGGGACTCGATCAGGGCCAGTTCGAGGACGCCTGTGCTACATTGGGGGGGCAGATCGATGAACTGGGCCTCAGGAACCTTTTCATCTTTCAAG ATATCACCATTTTGAATAAGCAAGAGTTGATTGAAAAGGGTCACGAATACATGGAGGTGAAGCCAATCTACATGTGCCTGAAGAGCCAGGGTGATGAAATCAACCTCTACCAGCACCTTGACTTTGAGACAACCGAGCCTCCTACTTTACAGAGAAAAGCAGAAAGacccccacctctaccccctAAACCACAATATTTACAAATAGCTAGACACAAACTTCCACCCCTTTCTCCATCATTGGAGAACAATTCCCAGTTCTACTCTGGCGGCTCATGGCACCCACTCTTCTGCTCCTTAGCAGAGGTGCCCTCTAATCTACGGGACCTGAGTGTGGCACAGGTGTGCTCCTGCCTACGACTGCTCAACTTGGACCAGTACTGCCAGGCCTTCGAGAGGGAGCAGATTGACGGGGATCTGTTGTACACAGTTGAGCCCAGCATGATGAGGGAGACCCTGGGTATGGAGAGCCTGCACGTGGGCAAGCTTCTCCGCTTCCGAGAGGGCTGGAGGCCCTTACTTGGGTCTTCTGGAGCTGAGCAGGTTGGGTAG
- the LOC124035478 gene encoding uncharacterized protein LOC124035478 isoform X2, which produces MDMDTSKLHWGHQEYNLGEFAEKFKNSFPKIINVTVGFLGQQELDSISSSTHIMVHSLLCQQRAVFESKHGKVLSLPVTISTVGFYIIRNDRREGILSRHTPLVLPMYMKEVRIALAEGLEGLDQGQFEDACATLGGQIDELGLRNLFIFQDITILNKQELIEKGHEYMEVKPIYMCLKSQGDEINLYQHLDFETTEPPTLQRKAERPPPLPPKPQYLQIARHKLPPLSPSLENNSQFYSGGSWHPLFCSLAEVPSNLRDLSVAQVCSCLRLLNLDQYCQAFEREQIDGDLLYTVEPSMMRETLGMESLHVGKLLRFREGWRPLLGSSGAEQVG; this is translated from the exons ATGGACATGGACACTAGCAAACTACACTGGGGACATCAAGAATACAATCTTGGAGAGTTTGCTGAAAAATTCAAGAACTCCTTTCCTAAGATCATCAATGTGACGGTGGGCTTTCTTGGACAACAGGAACTGGACAGTATCAGCTCAAGCACA CACATCATGGTCCACTCCCTGCTCTGCCAGCAGAGAGCAGTGTTTGAGAGCAAACATGGGAAAGTCCTGTCCCTACCTGTCACCATCTCCACTGTAGGCTTCTACATAATCCGAAATGATAGACGAGAAG GAATCCTCTCCAGACACACTCCTCTGGTGCTGCCCATGTATATGAAGGAGGTGCGTATTGCACTGGCAGAGGGGTTGGAGGGACTCGATCAGGGCCAGTTCGAGGACGCCTGTGCTACATTGGGGGGGCAGATCGATGAACTGGGCCTCAGGAACCTTTTCATCTTTCAAG ATATCACCATTTTGAATAAGCAAGAGTTGATTGAAAAGGGTCACGAATACATGGAGGTGAAGCCAATCTACATGTGCCTGAAGAGCCAGGGTGATGAAATCAACCTCTACCAGCACCTTGACTTTGAGACAACCGAGCCTCCTACTTTACAGAGAAAAGCAGAAAGacccccacctctaccccctAAACCACAATATTTACAAATAGCTAGACACAAACTTCCACCCCTTTCTCCATCATTGGAGAACAATTCCCAGTTCTACTCTGGCGGCTCATGGCACCCACTCTTCTGCTCCTTAGCAGAGGTGCCCTCTAATCTACGGGACCTGAGTGTGGCACAGGTGTGCTCCTGCCTACGACTGCTCAACTTGGACCAGTACTGCCAGGCCTTCGAGAGGGAGCAGATTGACGGGGATCTGTTGTACACAGTTGAGCCCAGCATGATGAGGGAGACCCTGGGTATGGAGAGCCTGCACGTGGGCAAGCTTCTCCGCTTCCGAGAGGGCTGGAGGCCCTTACTTGGGTCTTCTGGAGCTGAGCAGGTTGGGTAG